In the genome of Lactuca sativa cultivar Salinas chromosome 3, Lsat_Salinas_v11, whole genome shotgun sequence, the window cattaatagtataattgtaattacatttgagttctttcatagtataattctacaaaaatgaatattcagaaataaaagacgagtcttgaacgctccgtcttcacagaacctggtagtcgtacctgtctatccgtatcctgggaatacaagttattttgaaagcgagtatcagcaataatgctggtgagttcataagtatttatgtgactttgatttgtaaagctgtaaagaaagacatgtaattgtttgaaagaaagtttgtaccaacgaatATGTTTGTAATTAATAGTAAACATTtgaactcctagaaaatcccatattttctactagtataaagtgTAGCCTTCCACCAAggctcgactgttttgaatgtttgtttcagaaatccaatatttgtttataagtgggtggtagttttTAAAGACCCAAAATGAACTACCATGATGTTTTCATGTcataaaatagtagatttgtgtataGTTATAATTGCTAAGGTATATGAAAACTCCGTatatcaacgtgtttttaatactccatgtgagttttataaccatgctattgacactgacggcctgtaacaacgttcttcaggcgttggaatgttatgacatttgtcaccccagacctgccggtctaactgcagctaacagtttaggtgcgggattgtcaatcccgtatagatctatacacaagtatcacgctccccctacaagggattatggtatataatacaggacttaataatgcatactcgaacgtacgtgaagctgtctcacaacctagtataaaacagatttacgtatgaaaatgtccatttgtttttatatgaaaataccttcttgatatggtacttgtagtatataaaacattatgaatatctagtatactatctcatgtaattgtattccttgaaatggtatgtcttgaagttgtatgcttttgtaattgtatgtaattgtACCTCTTCGCATAGTATGGAAtgtatttgtattgactcatgaatagactgaatcttgtatgattcctggtacttggaatggtaaatagtatgtcttaactatacccattatagttactGATAATGTGCGTGTATAatcgaagtatgcctttgctacccaaaggtactgaaccaactggATAGAAAACTGTTATGGGCGTGCATTTGacaattaaaatataaaagaagttttatataacctttgagaagtttaattaataaaaagtgatgacttgatgtcagtttatgaaACGGATTGAAAATAGTTTGTTTTGACAAGAACAAATTTCAAGTATcagaagacctttgtttgaaatacgattctaacggtgtttgaaaggaaacataaagtatgtaagacagtttgataaaaagtttttaacatgtaaaaatgtttctcgtaaactattatagtttttccaaaagttcgtttcatttgtatagtaatcctagtgtaatgctcacttgttatgaaatgtgtaactttttgtggtgacataaatgaacacctgtactcaaagtataaataaactgtttgattcgtatacgtataacaacatatttaatttcaatataTATCAGATGATATCGTGTTATGTTTTCTGTACGAAAGATTCCATATAatggttatgaatcacatatgatttacttgataaaaatgagtatttagtgaaactttgagttacacacgataataatcgtgtgtttacttgtattccccccccccccctaaagtgtatattaaaacaatattgataacacatttaaaaatgtagattatagggatatgaactcaccgaagaaggcgcgtgatttgaagaaaacgagattttcccgggcggcacctcgaccggaaagtgacgagattttcaggaatctcggggcttcggactttcgtcggggcttggatatgaaaccgggaagtcgggatgttgtcgACACGAAAAACGAGGCGAAAATGAGAGAGAATTGAAGCATTTGTGTGAAAACAGCCGGCACCCtcgcaatctatttataggggctggaggtcctcggtacgcagggcgtacttcggacttacgctgggcgttcttcgtacgcggggcgtactccgaaggtacgcGGGGGGTTCGTTTGCGTCACTGCTTACCACATCCTCGGGCGAAGGGTCTGTCGACGTGGTTGATTCAGAGCCTTGtatccgagtacgcggggcgtactccttcggataagactttgaagtgcgtgccaagaacttcaaaaacccgtaactttcgcatacgagctccatttttgacgttctttatatccacacgaaggtgagaaaatactctacaactttcatttagactctatcggctaattttgactttatttttaattatattttaattgatAGGTCGGGACACGATATTCTCGTTAAAAATCCgtaatttcttcatccgacgtccgatttcgtcagactttttatcgttatactcctattgtcgggttctacaacttttgtttaggttgtgtcggctatagatcgctcgatctctatttcgagtttttagatgtctactgctaggtcaaaaacttcgaaaaatcataacttcctcatatgaagtcagatttgggcgttctttttatgcatgatcacggtttaacgaaatctacgactttcgtttagatacttaaggctaaaatttaTTGTATCGAAATtttgcgttttacgtctatcaacgttgccggtttttgccgcgaatcttagattggtcataacttcttcgttataactcggattttagcgttctttatatgtacggaaatctTGATACAAGTCCtgccactttatttaacccaaatataaTTTTAGGACAGTTAAATTTTGGCCTATATTTGAGAGGTGTTACATTctattgtctcaaaatatcgggttgtcacacgggGCCCGCTATGTTGTGGGCGGACCCAtttatatgtatgtgctatgtggtattttggggaaactgaCTAACTTTTGTGCTTACagctttatgtttatggtttcaggtacttccagttcgaaagggaaggatCCGACATGATCGCACCGCATCCACCaacattcaacattttatgccatgaTTTGTACTTTGATAACTATTTTATCATTATCACATTTTGTTGGGTTTGAAATGAATAAATGATGTTTCTTttggtttttaaaatgaaattttcactTAGAAATATTTGGGACGTTATATTTCGGTTCTTAGAGATATTGCTAGCTGGGAAATCTTTGAGGATAGATGGGTCAACCAAAACCAGAACCATCTCATTTCACAAGCGAATCGAAAAAATTGTATGTGCTATGAAGAATAAGTAGGTATCCATTTGAAAATTATAAtactatttaaaaaatatttaaatttatgTGATTATTATCTTTTGTTATTTTATGCAATACAAACAATTAGTTTtgttaaaaatcatttaaaagcataaaaattAATGCACATGTTTTAATTTCCCCACATAAATAACAAATTTTGAATTGTTCATTAAAAAATTACACATACTCTCCAAAatatgcaaaataataataataataataataataataataataataataataaataacacaaaaaaaaacactCCGGAATGACAACTTGAAATGTTACTCTAGTATCTTGGAGGTAACTCCAGAACTACTATTTTAGATTAATTGGTCATTTTTACAATAAAATATAAAttgattatttttataaaaaaaagataattacatatattttaaggtataattattaatcaaagaCTTATTTATTAATATACATATTATATAACATGTTGCATTatatcaacaaaaacaccattAATTTCGTTGCAAAAGATTTCaagaaaacataaatattttttcgTTTGACTCATCCTTCTTATTTAACGATTCTCATATCAATCCAAATCATTGCTAGGTCTAATATGAATCTTTctcatatttatatatttgtcCTAACGGTAAATAGATGATATTTGATAAATGAAATTATATATTCAaagttaaaaaatttatttttccactatttatgatattttataaataaaaataatcgcGTTTACCATTTTAATATAAACACGTGAAGTAAATGGGCTGCAAAATAGTTTGGCTTGAATGGGCTAAGCCCATGATCTTCATATCGATAAATCCATAATCCGTGCCACTACTTTGACTTTTCGAGTCAACAAATTCTCCATCCATTTCACTTCTGCTGAAGAAATCAATGTGGAGACACACGCCAAGTGGGTCCCTGTTCGAGCCCTAAATCTGCACATACCATTTTCATCTGCAAGGTTTGATTCCTTCTACTGTACTTTTCTATTATGAACATTGAGTTGATGTTTAATTTTTGATATAGATTATCCTTTGTTTTATGTAATTACAGTGTGAATCATGCGGGTTTTATTGTAGGAATATGCGAAGATGAAGTTTAATTTGACGTTTTTGGTTGCTCTGTTTCTTATCTCAGTCGTAGTTCACTGCGCTGACCCCGATCCCGTGGTAATCATTCCttaaagttttatttattttgctTAGTTATATGGATAGGAACCATATATGAAATTAGTATCTGATTCATTCAGCTTATATCGAAATTTGAAGGTACTTTATCCATTAATGTGCTGATGGATGAGTTTGTGACTTATCAATGGATTATATTAACTATAAAGGACATTAAATATGGCATATTAATTAGTACTTATATAGTTATATCTTAATCGACATGGAGGTAGGGAGTAACTTTTCTTGAAGCATAGCTTAATTGAGCTAAAACTGTGATGTAGGTGAAGAAGAATCCAAATGATGGTTTAGGTtctgaaacaacaacaacaacaacaacatcaaaccCAAAACCAAAAGTTAGTTTGAATGAGAAATCAAGCGCATCAGGCTCTAATCTAGAATCTAAGCAAGCAGATCCACTGGAGAAGCCCAAAGTTTCAAATGATATTCAAAATCCGACAGTTGATAAGGCTAAGATTAAGAGTGTTCCAAGTAAGCCATTAGGGGATAAAGAAGCAGGTAATGTGCAAAAGGATTCTAAAGATAAGGAGGTGGTAGATGATGTGGATAAGAAAACTAAAGCATATAAAGGGGAAGAAGAATTCAAGAAGTTGCCTAAAGAGGATAATTTGGCATCCATGAGGATAGGACAATGTGATTCATCTTTCAAGTGCACAATTGGTAATGATGATAAGAATCATGGAATGGTTGCTTGTTTAAGTGTTCCTGGAGATGGTATGTATAATGTATTGCTTCTTcatgttttcaattttttttttatttttttttattttttttactgttATCTTGTTGTTATGTTATCTTCTTCCAGAGTCTACAGAAGTTTCCCTTTTAATCCAGAACAAGGGAAAGGGGTTACTTGTTGTGGATATTACTGCTCCTGAATTTGTTCGCCTAGATAAAACAAATGTTCAAATCCAAGAAAATGATGACCAAAAGGTATTACCACTAAATAAGTTCCATTTTGCACTTTTTAATGAAAAACTTAACTCAAGAATTCTTTACTTTTGCAGGTTATGGTTTCTATAGGagatggaaaaaccgaaaaattTATAACCCTAAAAACACTTAAAGGCAGTTGTGATCTTGACTTTATGGATTTTCTTACACATAACCCCATGAAAAAGTCAAACTACATGTcacggttgactttgaccaatctGTTCAAACGGACACCATTTGTTGGAGTCATATCATTAGCTTTTGTGGTGGTGATAGTGTCTGTGATGGCGTGTGTGACATATCAAAGAAGAAGATTAATGATGAACAATGGTGGTGCAGCAGCAAAATATCAAAAATTGGATGCTGGGCTTCCGGTTTCAGGTGGGCCCAAGATGGATTTTGACCAAAACCAAAAAGATGGATGGAATGATAATTGGAGTGATGATTGGGATGATGTTGAAGCGCCAAATACACCTTCCACAATGCCTCTTACTCCAAGCATATCTTCTGCTGGTGTTTCTTCAAGACGAGTTAACAAAGATGCTTGGAAAGATTAGACttaaaaacaagatttttttttctttttggttcgtttagattatttttgtGTATCATTTTTCCATGAAaaactgtatttttttttttttttaaagaatttcAGAATCTTGGATATTTGATTCAGTTATTTTGTTGTGCTAGATGATGGGGTTCTAATTTTTTCTATTGACGAGGTTTGGGTGGTTTTGCATAAACATCTATTAATTTATGAGATAATCTTTAATCAATTCATACGTCTCTCAAGTTTCATGGCTACTTTGTGaccaaaaaaaaacaaatgttgAGGTGGTGATTGATTATACGGAACCCTCATATCCATGTCTTATAAATACACATTCGTTTGAACTCTTAATATTGTGTACTTTTGTGGCTTGTCGCTATACATTTTCTAGGGTGTTTATATTTAGGTTGTTTCGATTGGTACCAAGATGGATTTGAGTAAGTCACatgtttttttgttatataattgaTGGGTCTGTTCATTATCTTTTGATAGCAAAAACAAGAACAAGCAATGAGAAGTGTGGTGATGATCAACAATGGAAAAAGGATAGATATGATGGGGTCAATTCTAATTtagtaataatataaattttaattaaataaaaaagataaaaaaaatatactaaTGATGATACAAAAGTTATTTTAAATAGGTCAGGAATAACCACACCCTTTTAAAATCATAGGGACTATAATCATCAAGGAAAAAAAATTAGGAACGActcatgcaattttagaaaaccaCATGGAccgtttatataatttttttgataaaacttattattattgtttattaGTTTAATAATATGATTATCATCTACTAATtaatattatcattattattattattattattattattattattattattatttgtaaataTATTTGggttttattgattttttataaTGGTTTGGTTTTTCGCTGTTGGTTGATTTGTTAAAGAAAGCGTCAAGTATATATATACTGGGCTTTAATTAATTGGATCAACAATCAATCTGATATGGGAAAATTAAAGACGGGTCAAGGGGAAAATGTTATGCATTTGATAGTCATGGTCCACTGTCCTGCTACACAACGATAAAACATAGGCTATACCTTTTCTTTTTGTTTCTATGATTTTCTTCTTTGCTTCGTTTGATGACCTTGATCTTTTAGCTTGCCTATTTGGCCTATATTATTAAAGCATGCTcatagaataataataaaaactatataaaaataCTCCAGTCTCAATTAATAATGATATGTTTATGAGTGTAATGATTTAGACGAttgtaaataataatattatcaacCATGAAATATATTGTTAGAAGATCATGAAGAGGGTTGTTTTTTTAGCTGTTTAAAGACATTGACAAAATCATAAATTATGAAACTATAGCATATTTTTTGTATAATttacccgggtccttccaaacacttgtaatggggtgtttccgtgactagaagtgtttgtctctaccaaataaataatctaagtcctaattagatacaaatatgtatcttttcataattcataggaacctcgtgcgtttgcaaaccCAGAAACAACGTTTAGGATCCAAGCAGACACgttcctcgtccggtgagttcatacccctaccatttttcaatgatttttcaatgttttcaggggggaatacaagcaaactacaaatgttttcaaaacttaacattaatgtatttcaataaatatctgacaaacttataaatattattacccctt includes:
- the LOC111894280 gene encoding uncharacterized protein LOC111894280, with the translated sequence MKFNLTFLVALFLISVVVHCADPDPVVKKNPNDGLGSETTTTTTTSNPKPKVSLNEKSSASGSNLESKQADPLEKPKVSNDIQNPTVDKAKIKSVPSKPLGDKEAGNVQKDSKDKEVVDDVDKKTKAYKGEEEFKKLPKEDNLASMRIGQCDSSFKCTIGNDDKNHGMVACLSVPGDESTEVSLLIQNKGKGLLVVDITAPEFVRLDKTNVQIQENDDQKVMVSIGDGKTEKFITLKTLKGSCDLDFMDFLTHNPMKKSNYMSRLTLTNLFKRTPFVGVISLAFVVVIVSVMACVTYQRRRLMMNNGGAAAKYQKLDAGLPVSGGPKMDFDQNQKDGWNDNWSDDWDDVEAPNTPSTMPLTPSISSAGVSSRRVNKDAWKD